The genomic window CAGGTCACGTAGCGCATACTCGACGACAATCTTGTCCTTGGAACGGCACAGCAACAGGCCGATCGTCGGCTTGTCGTCGGCGTGGCGCAGGAGATCGTCAACCGCGGCGAGATAGACGTTGATCTGCCCGACGAATGCCGGTTCGAAGGGGACCGCTTTGAGCTCGATGACCACGTAGCGGCGCAGCTTGAGGTGGTAGAAGAGCAGGTCAACCGTGCTCCGCTACCTGCCGCGCGTACCAGAGCCGGTCCGCCGCGGCGTCCAGCTTCCCGATCAGAGTGACGTTGTGGTACCAGCTGGTTTATGCAAGCGCCTCTTGCACAATTGCCCGATCGGGCCAAGCCGCCGCGAAGGCCCGCATGTACTTCAGGTTGCGCGGCGAGAACCCCTTCATGTCGGGGAAGGCTTCATGCAGGTCGACAGACAGGCGGTCGATCACCTTGGCGCCCCAGCCTGCACGTTCCTCCGGCATCGACTTATTCCTCTCCCAATGCGACACCTGCCCCCTGCGAGACCCCCAGCTCCATCTGGGACCAGCCGAGTCGCCGTCGGGAGGCGCCGATCCAGGTGTCGAGGTTGGATTCCTGGGCCATGGCAAGTCAGTCCTCCAGCGACTGACTATCTCGGCTTGCGTCC from bacterium includes these protein-coding regions:
- a CDS encoding DUF1016 domain-containing protein, which translates into the protein MLFYHLKLRRYVVIELKAVPFEPAFVGQINVYLAAVDDLLRHADDKPTIGLLLCRSKDKIVVEYALRDL